TGCCGACATCTCTTACCAGAAGTGTGAAATCAATCTAACGCGAGCCGTGTGGACGCAGCATCGTTCAGCAGCCCGGATCCGCAGGGGCCGCGCTCTCCCCCCTCCGACCCATGCTGTGTTCCCCGCATCAGTAAGACAGGGATTAATATTATAACCCAGGTGCAAATTTCACCCTTTGAAACCTCGGATGCTGATTCCGACACAGGATGTCATCCAAATTCCcaaatatctttaaaaactggaaaaccACCTCCAGGGTGGGGCGGGTGGCTCAGCCCCTCCATCACCACCCAGTTATTTGCTGTGCCCGCCAGAACAGCAACGCTGGGACATGATTCAATGCCCGTGCAAGCACATGCTGATGTCTGTCAAAGATAGTAGCTGCTTtcatgctgccctgcctgcgAATCTGCTTTTTGCAGACAGCTGGATATTTATGACTTTTATATTTACCCCACGGTTGTGCAATTTTGGGTGTTTATCCACCAATTTctattgtttttcattttgtgggAGTTTTCCTCTGCGTGCGAGGAAAGGCGTACAGTGAGGAATATATTTCTAGGCTCGTAAGTACCTTCATGAGAGACATTAAGTCTACAGATGACACACTCCCAAATTTGGTTAGAGGCAGATCCAAACGCTGAGGCTGAGCTCCTCTCTTCAGAACATGTAATTTGGCCAAAGTGATAAAGAATTGCGGTAACACAGGGAATACACAGTAAGCCCAGGCAGCAAgatttttcacaggaaaatttCAAATATGTGTTAACatatatatttcatttcaaGCAGCGAGCCTAACGTGAAGGCAATCCTGTTATTTCTGTTCTGGAAAGCATCCAGTACCCTATGAGCCTTCTAAAAAAGCAGCGGAGCTCAGTCACGGAGGGAGGGTATTAGTGCATATGGCGCGAATGTTGCTGACTTTGCGATCAGCAAAAACATAATGAGCTCCTTTTACCATGGGAATGTAACGGTCTTCCCGGAAAGCAGCCGTGCCCGCTCCCCTGTTGCCCTCCCTATCGATTGCACCGGCGGAGCCCGTGGTGGAGACGTGTGTGGGACCAGGCAGCCTCTGCCGAGAGGTGAGGAGGCTCAGTAAGTTGTTGAGAAATTGCTTCAAACTCagtttatgactttttttttttttttggaagttgGCAAGGCATACTGCAGGTCCCtgttcctccctgccctgaggAACGGTTGTTACTGAAATAGCTTGGAGATAACCTAATGCCAGCCGTGAACAGGCTGTTCCTTCATAGCTAGCTGGATCTTTAGGACTTCCAGATCCAGCTATGTATTCTGGACCCATAAATCCTCTTTCTTGCCTGCTGCCGTCAGCGTGCCCTCGTGCTGAGGGACCCTTGGCTGATGCCAGCAAAACCTCCTCCATCCCAATTTCCCTCTGCGATTGCCACCGTGTCCGatcctcctccccttctccctgccaccGTCGTTGTTGCGCTGGAGACTCCAATATGGTCACAAACAGACGTGCAAGGCAACACAGTGCACGCTTACAGCAAGAGAGGTCACAACGAGGCGTGTTTGCAAACCAGCATGAAAACAGCCCCATGCAGCCCAAATTAAGTGCCACGGGAACGCGGaccctgtttttccttctgccacGTCCTGCAACGTCCTAAGCAAAGCCTGGCGTGACCCCCTGGTGCTTTCTCCCGTGCATCGGTGGGGTGGTCACCTACCTCCTGGCAGGCTTATCGGCCCACAGCCCTTCTCTTTGGGACCTTGCTCCCGCATAAAAATCCGCTTTGTACAGAGCCGCCATAGCCCGAAATGAGCCGCTTCGCAGGTGGCGTTATATTCCTCCACTTTGGGGCTCAGCACGGCCCAGTGGTCAGTCACTACGGCTGCAAACAGGAGCGAGACGCCAACCAGGATCACGGAGAACGTCAGCCGGACCTTCAGGGGTTTGCTCTCGTCCATCCCGCTCCAGACCGGCGCTCCTGGCGGAGCACAGCGGGTGATTCGCGAGGTCTCTCGAAATCCTGGCGCATCTGAACGTCGGCAAATGTCAGCTCCGCGCCGCCCGGGGAGAGCGGGGCGGCCGCAGACAGCTGCTGGGCTGTGTCAGCCGTAGCGTAGCGAGGAGGCTATTAATGCACGTAACGAGAGCAGAGCCTGGCAGAGCTCAGCtttctgccccatcccacccgGTTTGGTCTGGATTCCCACGAGCCGAGCGAGCGGGCGCTTGCCCAGAGTCGCTCCAGCTGCCGTTCAAAGGCTGTAATCTCTTGACTCGCGGCATGCCCAGAAATAGGCATTAATAGGGTGATTAACTTTTCAGCGAGGTTATAAAAACATCTGTGTTTATAATAGCGCCGGGCCTGAGTTCAGTCTGATCCTAAATAGTTTAATAGCCCCGGAGCCCGCAAACTGCACGCCTACGCCTTCAGCTTGCGGTGGCCCCTGCGAGGAGTGCAGAGCTGGACGTCCCTCCAGAACTGAGCGCCGTGGTAAAACGAGCAAgcttaattattttattgtttatttttaatataattatttcaACTGACCTGAAGTATTCTGAGTAGTcagggtttgggttgggtttttttttttttggcctcgTGCCTGTTTTTTCTAATGCAAAACCTCTCGAGTGCTCGCTTGCTTTCCCACCATCCAGGCTTGCCTCGATGCGTACAGTAACTCCAGCACCCACTCGGCAcatcctttccttctttcagaaGTGACTTTTGTCGCCCTGAACCCGGATTGCTGGAGCTGGGGCCaacctctctccttccctttgatATTTCAGCTGATCGTAAAGTTAATTTGATGATAATGTCAATGCAGAGGCCACTATGGAGATGACATTACAATTGCGATGTCAAACTGAGGAGGATGACAATACCTGAATGTCAAAAGAATGGTTAAAAAAATGCCAGTGGAAAGCTGCAAATATCATGTTATCATGTCAAGATAATGTCAAAGCTACTCCAGTCCTGTTTTATGAATACCCCAATTTGATGTCAAAATAGAGGTGCAGAGGTGTCAGCTCAAATTAATGAGGACAATCTGAAGCAAGGAGTTAAGGTGAAAGGGGAgtgtgggaaagggagagaaaatacagaataagttaaaaaatattgatCCGAAATAACTGTAATTGAAATGTGACTTAAAGGGGTTGACATTACTCTGCTTGATGTGTGACAGGGCTGGCTTAGACACCCCTGGGGAGCAGGGTGACATGTCTGAACCCGGTACAGCAGCTGGTGCCCCAGTCCCGCTGGGGAGGTGGGAGCTCTGGGAAAGAGCGAAGGTACGTGGTACAaaatgagaggggaaggggacTGGGAAGGGCACTGGGGAAATGGGGCAAGGCAGGGACCGGAGGCCACGGGCACATCCGAAGGAAGCTGCTCGTAGCCTTGCGTAGGACTGCGATGTGCCATGTTGGGGCTGGGAGAAATATTAGAGGCTTACATTTAAACCAGAACCAAGAGTTCTTGTGAAAGCGGAAAAACCTGAAGGGAACAGACCTTAAACCAGAAGAggaatgcattaaaaatgtaatgccttttcttttgaacTAGTCTCTTGTTAAATTTCTCTAGACGTCAGTCGATCTTAGGAGCTGCATCCTGACTTCGCTTCCTTGATGCTACAAACTCCACAGGTCCTCCGCAAGTtgggcagaggaaagggaatgTGACTTTGCAAATACGGGCACAAAGCAAGGTTCTGCATGCTGAGGAAGCAAGGGCTAATGATCATGCTTTAGACTAATTACAACCTACAAGGACTGCAGGGGTGGGAACCCCTTAGTATTTTTGTTGGTGTTTGTGTGTCTTCCCAGTGTTGGCAAGAATCATGCTTTTTGTTCTCATTTAGGTCCTCTGATCTGACTAAGTTCCtcagggtttggtttggttttgagtttCCTCATAATATCTAGGAAACAACTAAAGCGaaatcagaagggaaaaattcttccttccctcccttcccctgcagaGCGGAGCTGGGAGCGTGAACGAGCTTTGACGAGCTTCAGCGTGAGTGGCAGCAGCTTGCCAGGAGACTGAAAACTCACATTACTGCAGCTGAGGTGAAACATTGTCCCCAGTCCCCAAAAAGTGACCTAGAGCCACCGTtccaagggaaaagaaactaTTTTGTGGGGTTATTGCTCCCCATGGGCTCTGTGGCTTTGCTACATGAGCTGATGTAGCCGCATCGCAAGGatgctcctgcctcctcctccccccagcgcAGGCTCGGTGTGTTTTTGGGGACTGCTGGCAGGTATTTGGTGATCACCGCTTGCGGCCCCTGCAACCGCCGTGGCGAGAGCCAAAAGGCTCCTCTGGCCATGGGCTGAGCCTCTGTCCCCAACCGGGGAACTTCTGTCTCAGTGTGGAGGCGAACTTGCCCTCACTGGGGGGCTGGTGGGCATCGATGAGCTGCACCCAAATGACAAATGCAGAAGCAAAACTGGTTTCTGGAGGAGCAAAGGACTAAGGGAACCCCACAAAGTTTTCTGCACATCCAGAAGACCACGATACCTAATCCTCTAGGAATGGTTCCTGCAGTCTCCCTGTGTCAGCTGGCAAgtattcacatttaaaaatcaatatcaCATGAAATATAAACAGACTATTAATGAGGACCTGTTGGGAAGCAGGGAGGGTTGTAATTAGTTGCACTTTAGCAGCAGTGAGTAAGAGACACAATTATGTTTCTCTACtggagaaaatgctgaaagaggTGTCTCAAGACCAActattgcattattttttccctagCAGAGGCATTGGCttggctctgctccccagcacttgcacttttctgtatttcttccagACCAGCCTCAGTATTTACCACAACCAGATTAACCAAATTCTGTGGTTCCCTTCTTGCAGAACGATGTTCTGTAGAAGACCCTTCCCAGGTGAGAATAACCCAGAGCAGAGGAGATCGTGCCTGGTCTCCTcgcagctcaaatgcatcttcAGCAAACAGCTTTCTTCAAATGAGAGCTCCTGAGCAATATTCAAGCTCCTGAGCCCGCATTGCCCCAGTGTGGTGAGACCACCGTGGTCATGGTCAGCTCTGCATAGCTGATACCTGGGAGTACTGCCAACGGCACCCTCCAAAAGCTCCCTAATTCTGGGGCTGAAATCCTGCCATCACTGAATGCAAGAGCAAAACGTGCATGCATGTTTtggttggattttttaaaattttttttttcataggatCCCATGGGCATGAAGAAAGAGATGCGATCCCGCACCTCTGGACACAGCCCAGCCTTTTCACGGCAGCAGCCCCATGgagcgcaggcagggctggccaTCCCCGCCACTGCCCGCACGTCTGAGCCACAGCTTCGTTCTCTTAAAATACCCGACGGCCGTGCCGGGTGTGCCATCTCGGTAAGCGATCCCTTCAGTTCTGCTGAAGGAAAGCGGTGGCGGCTGTAAGATGAGCCGTTTTGCAGACAGGTGCAGAGCACTCTTCATTCCCTTTTATTTTCGGCACCTCCCATTTCGTTAGTTTTCTCATTCCAAGGAAATGCCACATCCTCCTCACTGGACTCTTCTTCCACTTTCCAAAGCCTGAAGGACTCTGTCTTTGCTTCCCCCTCAAACAACATCTCTTTTTAATACCTCCCTGTTGGCAGCGGGGCAGGCGCAGCTCGTCGGTCACTATTTACCCACAGGCTTGCTCGGCAATGGGGGAAGGGCCTCTATTTATTTTAGTTCAAGGCAACCAGCTTTGGGCTTGAGCTTTAAATGGCTTCACTACTGGGTGTCGGAGGCATTTGAAAAGATGAatcccctgcctccctccagaCATGCCAATTGATTGTACGTACGGGGAGAGGCAGGCAGATAGAGATACGCAGGCAGTCTTCATCTTTAAAGACAATCTGGAGGCTTGggaactgggaaggtgaagttAGACGTACATGAAGACAAAATACTGTCTCTGATACAGAGATGGTTCGGGGTGTCTGGGAGCGGCGAGAGGCTGCCGAGCTGCCAACCCGTGTTCGGCACCGCTCGTGCCATCGGGATTTTACGGTGGTGATCAGAGCAAGGCTTTCGTGGAGCTTCAGCACGCAGGGTCGAGCTTTCTTCGGGAAAAATGGACAAGATCAGGGAGAGGAGGATGCTCGGAAGTGAATTCATGTGAAACCTCAAAAGGTGGAGGCAAAGCAGATGCTCAGGGCTAGCACTTCAGAAGACACTGGCTTATTTTTCTTGATGGTGGTTTGCGGTGCCTCTAGCCACCACACCAGTCTTAAACCAGGCACTGAAACCAGAGTGTGTCTCATACGGGCCAAGTTTAAGCTGGAAACCAGAAggtttttcttagtttttaacCCAAATGACTGGAAATATTGTGAAGATAGCTTATCTTGGAGATTTTGTGGTCTGTGAGACCACAAGAATAGTTTTTTCTCCTCCGCTATATTGGCTTCCAGTAACATTCCCAGCTGCAATCAAAATAGgtagaaatgtgaaaaaataaacacagaaatctcAGCTCAGAGAATTTGGAAGTTAAAAATCTATATACCTTTCTCCACacaaaaatgaatacatttaaaatggtttatttaaaaagtaaggATTAAGTACATTATACATGGTTGTGATTATACCAGTAGAACTGAAGCACAGTGGAAATAACACTTTAGAACTGCAGACAGAACTGTAACCTCAAGGGACATGATATATTAGCCCTTGTGGATATGTGATccatacagaaagaaaaggaaatataaaaataggTTATTGTTAGATGTACGGGCATATGAAGTGATTTCTCCTACTACTCCTATTGTGTATGAGAAACTAGGAAGAGAGAGCTGATGATATACCTGAAACTTTGGTTTTTGGAAAATTCAATCTGATccaatagcaatttttttttaggtctgCTGTTACAGTATGTTATAGGGTAATACCAAAAGACTGATTATTGTTAATGATATGATGATATCTGCAGGCCTTGTTGAGAAATGGGAGGCTAGACTGTGTTTGATGCTGTCCAGGGAAGCCAGAGAGATgtgaaagaacagatttttttttttttttttttttgatatcACTGAGTGGTTTCAAAGTCCAGGCACAATCTAATTCTATTAAGATAGATCAGCCATGGAGCAAGACACTGTTCATGGGTAGGAATGCTGcaaatttttcagctttctcagAATCAAAGTTTTCCACAggaaaagactgatttttggaGGATTGTTTTTTACTGGAATTGTCAAATGAAACAacattattttgctttggttgAACAAATTACTGCACTGCGATTTGACGTAGACCATAAGTTCTAAATCGCAGCCCCCGTTCTCCCACAGGACGAAAGCTCTGGTCCCCGTTATCTCCCTGTGCCTTTGTTCCCTGTCCAGACCTTGTGTCCCATGAGCATCCCATGAATACTCCAGCTCCATTTTTCAAAGGTGCCTACTGGAAAAAAGAGCAGATGCTCCGGCTCGAACCGAAGAAGGGCATCGCGCTTGGAGAGCTGCTGAaaccagccctgctccagcgGGAGGAGGCTCTGGCAAAGAGGAACATCCCGAAATGCTCGGCAAGATGTTTTTTGCCGACGTGGTGTAAAAATACTGCATGTGCCTCTGCAGGTGTGACCCTGGCTGTAGAAAAGCCTTGGGCTTTGGCTGGAATCAGATGGTTGGTTTTAAACACGTTGACTGGAGAATGAggattaaaagaacaaaaccaatgCGCGAAGCAAACCTCACACTGTCGGCTTCCAGCTCAATGGACATGAGTTTAGAAAAACAGCCTATATCTAACTCCTGGTTTTAACGGGAATGGTTTTATTCTTAATTACAGTAAACACGGATGAGGACTTATTTCTAACTATTAGTTTATTAACACAGTGGGAAACAAATAGTTCTGGGAAATTgcacttgaaaaatacattgaCTATAATTAGATGTAAATTAATTAGCACTTAGTATGACACACTAATGAgacagaaggttttttttcattgcaaactTCTACTTCTATCATAGCTaatcaaagtattttaatattacGAAGTCTCAAAAAGtaggaaataatttattgtttGAAAGCATAAAGattcttgtaaaaaaaacctttcatcAAGAACTTTAATAATTTTAgaactctttttttgttgtcctAGCCGAAAAGTAGGTAAAAAAGTTTTCTTGTCTGCCtctgtttgaatttttttaaaaagcttgtgTAACATCTTTCTCCATAGTGTGTTGATACAGAAAGTAGCACaacattttctacttttaaatCGTTCCCATTGCTCCATTCGCTTTAGCTCTCAGAGTTCAGAGGTTTGAAAAAGGATCCCAGCAGAGTTTTAACCTGAATGGAAACTCTTAATAAGCAGGGATGAAGGCTCCAACCCACCTCTGCCAAAATAATGATGTCGCTCTGCCAGGCTGAGGGCTAGGCAGAGCTTGACAGCGACTAGGGGAagactttcatttaaaattgaGAATTGTGTCTTGGTTCTTGCAAGGAGAGAGGCTTAAGCAGGGTTTAcctgggggggcagagggggttCAACTTGCTTTTTGGGATGTTAAGGCAGCTCCTCCGGGATTTCCCTGGAGGACTTGGTTCCACTAGCTGAAAGCCTCGTATCCAAAACATCGCCGAGTCACTGATGCTGCGGCCATCGCAGGATAAATTAAGACTAAAGTGGTTTTAACAGTTTGGCTGAGATCTCCCACCATCAGTGAGCCAAGCTTTCTaaatcatgatttttttcttgtcaccACTTCTCTAGTCTTCTGGTAGCCAAGATTTTCTGGGCAAAGACGATGGGTATATTCAAAGGAATCTACAGGAATTAGATGCTCCTCTCTCACTGCACCTAATTCATCCACGGGGAATCGGGTACTGCATTCTCATATGGCTTGGTCGAGTGGTCACTAAAATCAACATGAATACTATTCAATTAAATTACCTTTGAGTCAGGCCCTCGAGCTTTGAGATTCCAAGCctaaatgtaaaaaaatgaaagcaggaatttaaaagaaaaaaaaaaatcagacttttaGAAACATACAGAAGCAAAGGGTACAAATTAGTTCCCCCTTAGGTGATGCATAGAGTTTTCTGTGGGCTCTCTGCACGTAAGTAGATTCatcattacaaaataaattaaattaggtCAAACCATCATTTCCATCTAAAAGCAACTATACCTTGCACCATGCGGCACTTATTCATAATAAAAAGAGTTTAATAAATATCTCATAAACGgtgattatttttgttctattttaaaaaatacaaagttgtCATCCATTCTGTTAACACTCCGTTCCCATTGCTGCAGGAAGTTTTGCTAGTCCGAACGTATTAGCTTCTCATTTTCTTACGCACATTGCTTAGATATCTTAGTTTCCAGTAGCGTTAGTGTTGCACTTGTgaagcagtaaggaaaacagGAATGCAGTCGCAGGGAACCGGCGGCTTCGCCTGCGTGGGCCACCCCGGCTCGGCTCTGCTTCTCGCTCTTGCTTTAAGTAGTCTATGGGGGCTCCTGACAGACAGCACTCAGCACCTTGCCGGATCAGGCACTAGGGCTAGTCGAAATGAGAATTCAAGTTTTCTAAACGTTAGGCAAGAAATGATATTCGCAAATATGCTCAAGTCCCACCTACTTTAATTCTTCCCTTTCTAGGTGTTTCAAGATGCACCCACCCTCTTCTCCCCCACCTGCATTGCCCTGAGGGATGCCTTACACCCAGAAATGGGACACCCCCTTACCACCCCATCAGGGAGTCTGTAATGCTCAGTACGTGGGTGCTCTACGGTTTCAGTAGCACAGGTCAGTTTTAGAAAGTGttgccttcaaaaatattttctttttttttcttttttcttttttttttttttttttgaaagaggcaAAGCTTATGCTGTGTCAAAGGAAAGTGGCTCACTTGATGAGTAGTTCGTATCCATCCTTGGGCTTGGttataaattatatttgcaAGTTTGTATTAAGGGATGtcaatattagaaaaaaaaaaaaagtcgtaCAACAATTTTTCTGTAATCCTGTAAAACACACTGGTGGCAAGTCCTTTGCAGTTTCTCCAAGACTTTGTACACACTACAGAAGTGCAGGAACATGAACTGCCTTCATCTCGTGACACcaagaactgaaagaaacaaactcCGAATAGCTTCAAAAAAAGCTACGAGCATGTAATATCATCTTTAGGTTGGTCCAGAGGATCTCCACTTGCTACCTCAACACATGTCACAATTAAAGAGGTGAGAGGGTATTTTAACATCACTCCTTCTCTTTCATGACATATCCATTctgtttcagtatttcttcaaaaaatcaCGAGGAGGGAAGATACTTCAAACAGGCGTTGTTCTCCTGTTGACCATGTTGACATGGAGTCCTTCCTTAAATTCCTTCTGAAGGAAGTTGTGAACCTGCAGAAAACTGGCTTCTTGGTCTGCGTTGTAGCTGGCAGCCGTCGTAACCTTCAAAGGCTCTCTGGAAAGAGTGTACATGGAAATTTCGTTCATGGGAATGGTGCTTGCTATCTTCATGCCAACCGGAGAAATGTCTCTAGATGGAGAAGGCTCTGTAGATCGAGAACTGGATCTGGACCTCCGCCTCCTGTACCGATAACTTGGCATCCTGGCATAAGGAGAACTGGAAGAAGTCTTAAGGAATTCCCTCTTGGTCTTAAACCTCAGCTCTTTGTTCTTCTCAATATAAATGTTCACAGCCAGAACGCCTATGGTTTCGGCCACAATAAAAGACAAGGCTCCAAAATAAAAGGACCAACCATAGTTGTAATGGTTCTTTTTGTCCTCATCTCGCTTGTCACTTGGGTCACCTGCATTGCTTGATATGTAGACAATGATCCCTATGATATTACTTAGTcctagagagagaaaaacataaatCAGTGGTTATGTGGCTGGGAAGACAAAATTCAAGCCACATTACTTTCTGGACCTGAATGGTTCAAAGTTTATAACCAGgaaattttattacatttatgtACCCTTTCATTTATCTCaagatttcatttatttttgaaaaacaaagaatagATCCACATCTGGGTCACATATGCTTGCATGGATTCCAAAATATTCAGCAGGATTTGTTGCTATTTCTTCATTGCCATGGTGGGAAAGAAGTAGCATATGGGAGCTCGCTAATATTGTTAGTGGGATTCTAACAttgagaataataataaaaatacattttgagcTCAGGGCTATGTCTGTTCACCTTGATCAAGATAAGTTCTCTTCCACCTTGCTGAATTTTCATCTAAATGCAGCATGCTTAATCCAAGCTTCAGGGAAAGCTATTAACAATGTGGCTGACTCTCTCAGAAGTTTCTAGTGTGAAAAATGGGCTCACCTATCATAGGTGAATCTTTTCTGCCAtcatataaaagaaaagaaaaaggcccTCGATGTAAGAGACACCTGCTTCATCTAACAttcaatacattttaaatagtgTAAAACCTGCTTGTTACTGACTTTAGCTTCCTTTTTCAGGAAAACTAAAAGCTTTTCTAGAATATACTTATTGTAGAGcttcaaaaacatatttttgtctTAAGAAATTTGCCTAGTGTGATGTTGCTGGTGCCTTCGATCCACGAAAGGGGTACAGGGAGAGAACTGCCAGCAAGCTTTTCCACAGTCCTGTTCAGTTTAAAAAGGCAGCACTTCTTAAGGACTCAATTTAAGGAGAACATACCTGCCGCAACAAAGAGAATCCCAGCGCTGAGAATAATATTGTTTTTGCTGTTGTAAATCCTTCCTGCTCCGACACAGAGTCCTCCCAGCAACAGCAATATTGTGCTTAGGATGGGGAACACACTGGAGGCACGGACAATGCCTGGAGGGGAGACAGGTAGAAAACCAAGACGGACAGTAATGATTTCAGATGCCTCCTCGGGTGCAAGTGTAGAGATTGCAAAGTCTCAAAACCCCTGGCTTTTGCTGGAATTATGAGTGATTCTGCATTTCTGGGTGTGTTTTTGGGAGCCGAAGCCACGGGTAGGTGGCCAACGTGGCACAGACCCTCTCAACTGAGTAGCTTAAATCTTTTGAGCTTTCTCCTAGGAAGTCCAGCGTTATCGCCATTATCTGATGCCACCGCGTGCAGAACATTTCTGGCAAAGGATGAGGTAAGTGACAGTAAGACCCAGCATCATGCAGGGAGCGGCAGTGAAAAATTCATGAGCTGGCTGTGAACCCTACAACATTTAGGGATGGCTTGAGCAGACGGATCTGTTCTTTGGTACATGTGCAAGGTGAGCAAATTACAGCTCTTGAAGTCTGCAGCATTCACGTTGCCAGCGAGCACAGCTAATaccccctttttcttttgctgaataCTAAGGTCATTGAAACCTTTCAGATttctaaggaagaaattttaacAAGTGTTTCTCAGATGTTTGTGTTTAGTTTCCTGACAGCTAAGTagagtaatttaaaattctgtataCTTCAGTC
This DNA window, taken from Haliaeetus albicilla chromosome 12, bHalAlb1.1, whole genome shotgun sequence, encodes the following:
- the CACNG4 gene encoding voltage-dependent calcium channel gamma-4 subunit isoform X1, which translates into the protein MVWCDRGVQMLLTTVGAFAAFSLMAIAIGTDYWLYSSAHICNGTNITADETQGPPKKARGDLTHSGLWRICCLEGIYKGHCFRINHFPEDNDYDHDSSEYLLRIVRASSVFPILSTILLLLGGLCVGAGRIYNSKNNIILSAGILFVAAGLSNIIGIIVYISSNAGDPSDKRDEDKKNHYNYGWSFYFGALSFIVAETIGVLAVNIYIEKNKELRFKTKREFLKTSSSSPYARMPSYRYRRRRSRSSSRSTEPSPSRDISPVGMKIASTIPMNEISMYTLSREPLKVTTAASYNADQEASFLQVHNFLQKEFKEGLHVNMVNRRTTPV
- the CACNG4 gene encoding voltage-dependent calcium channel gamma-4 subunit isoform X2 produces the protein MNCSLPPRERQGIYKGHCFRINHFPEDNDYDHDSSEYLLRIVRASSVFPILSTILLLLGGLCVGAGRIYNSKNNIILSAGILFVAAGLSNIIGIIVYISSNAGDPSDKRDEDKKNHYNYGWSFYFGALSFIVAETIGVLAVNIYIEKNKELRFKTKREFLKTSSSSPYARMPSYRYRRRRSRSSSRSTEPSPSRDISPVGMKIASTIPMNEISMYTLSREPLKVTTAASYNADQEASFLQVHNFLQKEFKEGLHVNMVNRRTTPV